In a genomic window of Drosophila takahashii strain IR98-3 E-12201 chromosome 3L, DtakHiC1v2, whole genome shotgun sequence:
- the LOC108055846 gene encoding ubiquitin-conjugating enzyme E2-18 kDa, whose amino-acid sequence MAKKEELLMDGPKRLNRELALMLEDKQNLQFRNLMVEPNNIYKWTGLLMPVAPPYDKGAYKMEIDFPLDYPFKPPRIHINTRMYHLNVNERGQICVPILEIEHWIPTTRIDQVLQVLLATINDPQPENAWHMEMAGEYLNDPVRFFKMADAWVQKYSEKRPTEEELAKFARKRKKAMSKD is encoded by the coding sequence ATGGCCAAAAAGGAAGAGCTCCTTATGGACGGGCCCAAGCGGCTGAACCGCGAGCTGGCCCTGATGCTGGAGGACAAGCAGAACCTGCAGTTCCGCAACCTGATGGTGGAGCCGAACAACATCTACAAGTGGACGGGGCTGCTGATGCCGGTGGCCCCGCCCTACGACAAGGGCGCCTACAAAATGGAGATCGACTTTCCGCTGGACTATCCGTTCAAGCCGCCCCGCATCCACATAAACACGAGGATGTACCATCTAAATGTCAACGAACGCGGGCAGATTTGTGTGCCCATCCTGGAGATCGAACACTGGATTCCAACGACACGGATCGATCAGGTCCTGCAGGTCCTGCTGGCCACCATCAATGATCCGCAGCCGGAAAATGCGTGGCACATGGAAATGGCCGGCGAGTACCTGAATGATCCGGTGCGATTCTTCAAAATGGCCGATGCCTGGGTGCAGAAGTACAGTGAAAAACGACCCACCGAGGAGGAATTGGCCAAGTTCGCCCGAAAACGCAAGAAGGCAATGTCGAAGGATTAG